One window from the genome of Antechinus flavipes isolate AdamAnt ecotype Samford, QLD, Australia chromosome X, AdamAnt_v2, whole genome shotgun sequence encodes:
- the LOC127542764 gene encoding V-type proton ATPase subunit C 2-like, giving the protein MSEFWLVSIPGNKEDLEILEQVLNFTSKSNLSLNTNFEIPDFKVGTLDSLISLSDELGRLDPFAESLMKKMTQCVVEVTEAKKGEVQEYLLAHGVTLASFVTHFEWDLIKYPAKQPLGEIAEELRKQLTQVETDLKTRISAYKKLKRNLETMEKKLLGGLFTRSLSDIVSKEDFVLDSKYLVTLLVIVPKMSYPLWQKTYESLSDMVVPRSTKLIAEDNESGLFTVTMFQKVIEDFKVKATANKFKVRDFFYDEKEIESEREEMTKLLSAKKQQDSSRRVQKKQSFSLLDLFVKAVTLVIPRRYQKQPKEKAEETEREAEGEGYWENPYLQWLKASFGEVFIIWLHIKTLRVFSESVLRYGLPVNFKAVLLQPQKKSPKRLRETLNSSFKHLDEMAASIMDTSLDIPGLQLSNQDYFPYVYYNIGLRFLD; this is encoded by the coding sequence ATGTCAGAGTTTTGGTTAGTTTCTATCCCTGGAAACAAGGAAGATTTGGAGATCCTGGAGCAGGTGCTCAATTTCACCTCCAAGTCGAACCTGTCCCTCAATACCAACTTCGAGATTCCCGATTTCAAGGTGGGGACTTTAGATTCTCTTATTAGCCTTTCAGACGAATTGGGGAGACTCGATCCCTTTGCCGAAAGcctaatgaagaaaatgactcaGTGTGTTGTAGAAGTGACGGAAGCCAAGAAAGGTGAAGTACAGGAGTACCTCTTGGCCCATGGAGTCACCTTAGCTTCCTTCGTGACTCACTTTGAATGGGATTTGATCAAATATCCGGCTAAGCAGCCGTTGGGGGAGATAGCGGAAGAGTTAAGGAAGCAGCTGACCCAAGTGGAGACAGATCTGAAAACCAGAATCTCGGCctacaagaaactgaaaagaaacctAGAGACTATGGAAAAAAAACTGTTGGGGGGCCTCTTCACTCGGTCACTGTCAGATATCGTGAGCAAAGAGGATTTCGTATTGGATTCTAAATACCTCGTCACCCTTCTGGTCATCGTTCCCAAGATGAGTTATCCTCTGTGGCAGAAAACGTACGAATCCCTCTCAGACATGGTGGTCCCTCGATCGACCAAGCTGATCGCCGAAGACAACGAGAGCGGCCTCTTTACCGTCACCATGTTCCAGAAAGTGATCGAGGATTTCAAAGTCAAGGCCACAGCCAACAAGTTCAAGGTTCGAGACtttttttatgatgaaaaagaaatcGAAAGCGAAAGGGAAGAAATGACCAAGTTGCTTTCGGCCAAGAAACAACAAGATAGCTCCCGAAGGGTTCAGAAAAAGCAATCCTTTTCCCTCCTAGACCTTTTTGTGAAGGCCGTCACTTTGGTTATTCCCCGGAGGTATCAGAAACAACCGAAAGAAAAAGctgaagagacagagagggaggctgAGGGTGAAGGCTACTGGGAAAATCCATATTTGCAATGGCTCAAGGCGAGCTTTGGTGAAGTATTTATCATCTGGCTTCACATAAAGACCTTAAGAGTGTTTTCTGAATCCGTATTAAGATATGGCCTACCAGTGAATTTTAAGGCAGTACTGCTACAGCCCCAGAAGAAATCTCCCAAACGTCTCCGGGAAACTCTCAACTCGTCTTTCAAGCATCTGGATGAAATGGCAGCCAGTATAATGGATACCTCTCTAGATATCCCTGGGTTACAACTCAGCAACCAGGATTACTTTCCTTATGTCTATTACAACATTGGCCTTAGATTTCTTGACTAA